The Calditrichia bacterium genomic interval ACGACTATCCGCTGTGCCTGCTGAATGACTCGGCAAAGCAAGTGGCAAAACCACTCCGCGACATTTTTGACGCACTGTTGGCAGCACAAGCTGTTCAAGGTGATGACGCAGAACGCCTGAAACGTGAACTGTTCCGGGTTGAAGCGGAGATCAAAAAAGCGGTTGTCACGAACAACGAAATCAATCTTGCAACTGCATTTGATACCGCACTGCAGATTGTTCAAAAAGACAATCACAAACCGAAAACAAATTCAGATGTTATTGCAAAACATCTCAAAGCGATCAGCCAGGCATTGCCCGCAAATGCCCGGTTACTGCCATTTTCTGCAGAATCGCAGCAGCAGCTATTGCAAGAAACAGCCAAAAGATTTTGGCAAAAGCAATCGCGTGCGATGGCAGATGAAGCGGAATCGCTTTGCGGAACGCTGCAGGATATTCTGGCAGCAGACCAACACGCCGGCAACGATACTCAAAATGAGGAACGGTTGCAGGCATCGCTCGGGAAAACCGGCGAAGAAGAATTGGATTTTGGTACGCTTTCGGCAATGATCAATGACAGCCGCGTCCGTGAAACTTTGCCGGAAGCGCGCCGATTACGCATCCAACAGGCTGTTGAAACGCTGATTTCTGCCTCGACATCATTTTTTGATCCGGCAGTAACACCAGCCGTGGCATATTCCTGCGACGAAGCTTTGGCGAAAGCCAACGCTAATTTTGACAACTGGGTGGATTTTTGTAAACAATTGCATATTGCCCGGCTGGAGGCTGCCAACCAATTTAACGATGAAAAACATCCGGCGCTTTTCGCAACATTCGGTGCGGCATTTTTGTCGCAATCAGAAATGGAGCTGGTTCCGCCGGTATTGCTGCACCTTTCCGCCGGCACAATTTCCGACGCAGACAAATTGAAATTGCCGGAAATTCTCGCCGGTGATCATGCAATTAAAGTGCTGTTTATCGTTGAAAATACACAACTTGCAAATGCACCATTTTCACCGGATTATGCAACGCTCGCCACCGCAAAAATGGCTGTGCAACTCAATAGCGCGTTTGTTTTTCAGTCGCCTGCGGCGAATGTGGCAGCAGTGTTAAACGGGTTCGAAAGTGGCACAAAATATCCCGGAATCGCACTGTTTTCAATTTTTGCACCGACGGAAACTGCGGAGCAATTACCGGCATATTTGCGCAGCGCAGCAGCAGCGGAAGCCCGTATTTTCCCGGTTTTCCGGTTTAATCCGGCACTGGGCGACAGTTGGCGGGAGAAATTCGAGCTGACGAAAACGCCGCAAAACGAAAACCGCTGGGCTGTTTCGGCTATCAGTTATCGCGATGCGAGCGACAAAAGCCAGAGTACCGAATTGCCATTTACCGCAACCGATTTCATGCTGATGGATTCGCAAAATGGCGCTCAATTATTACCGGTTCCGCCGGGTGTCTGGGCGGAAAATTTGCTGCCGCTCGATGAATTTTTGTCCGGAAAATCCAAAGACAAATTGCCGTATTTGCAAATGGTCGATGAAAACAGCCAATTGTGGCGGGTAATTCCGCCCGCAAAACTGGTGGAAATCGCCCGGAATTTTGCGAACAACTGGCGACTGTTGCAGGAATTTGGCGGTATCGAAAATTCACATGCAAAGCATCTTCTGGCGCAGGAAAAAGCAGCTGTTCGTGCAGAATTTGAGCAGCAAATTGCGGATTTGAAAGCAGCCCACGAAACAGAAATTTCTAAAAACACGGATGAATTGAGCCGCGATATCATTTCGCGAATTGCCGCAGGAATGCTCAGCGAGGGCATGGGCAATGCGATTCCTGCAATGCCGGTCCAAAAGCCGGCAGCAGCGCCGAAACCGAAAACCGAGGCTCCGGCCGCATCCGCCGAAGCCAAAGCGGAACCCGCACAACCCGACGAAGAAGAGGAAGCATTGTCGTTTGACGAACCATACATCGATTCGCCGTTGTGCACCAGCTGTAACGATTGCATCAATAAAAACAGCCTGATTTTTGCATACGATGCGAACAAACAGGCTTACATAAAAGATGCATCCGCCGGCAGTTTCCGCGAATTGGTGGAAGCGGCAGAAAATTGCCCGGTAAAAATTATTCACCCCGGCAAACCGAAAAATCCCAACGAGCCCAATCTTGATGCGTTGGTTCAACGGGCAGCCAAATTTAATTAATCAAACCGGCGTTTTTCACCGGTAATGGATCGAACAAACAGGAACGCAATAGATGACAACACTGACAGCAATCGCATTTTTGGGCGGTTTAAGCGTGTTGCTGGCGGTTATCTTGGTGATCGCCAACGCCAAACTGAAAGTGTACGAAGATCCGCGAATCGAGGTTGTTTCGGATATGCTGCCGGGTGCAAATTGCGGTGCCTGCGGATTTCCCGGCTGTCGCGCATTTGCAGAAAGAGTGGTTACCGGCGACCAGCAACCCAGCGGTTGTCCGGTCGGCGGTGTGGAAACAGCAACATATATTGCCAATTATCTGGGTGTCGAGCCCGGATCGCTGGTTAAAAAAGTGGCGCGTTTGCTCTGTGCCGGCGGCATAAATGTCGCTGTCCAAGCCGGTGTTTATAAAGGATTTGAATCCTGCAGGGCAGCAGCGTTGGTTAGCGGCGGTCCCAAAGGTTGCGTTTACGGCTGCATGGGTTTGGGCGATTGCGAAGTAGCCTGCACATTCGGCGCCATCAGCATGGGACCATTTGGGCTCCCCATTGTTGATTACGAAAAATGTACCGCCTGCAACGATTGTGTGGAAATCTGCCCGAAAGGGCTTTTTGAGCTAATGCCCATCAACCGGCATCTGGTTGTGCAATGTAAATCGCTGCTGGAAGGTGACGCCGCACTGGAGTTGTGTCAGGTTGCCTGTACCGGTTGTGGCCGCTGCGCTGCGGATGCACCGGAAGGACTGATTTCAATGGTCAACAACCTGCCGGTCATCAACCCGGATTTTGCCAATAAAGAAACCGAAATTGCCACGTTGCGCTGCCCCACCAACGCGATTATCTGGCTGGAAGGCCAGCAATTCCCGGAAATCAACCGGAATTTTTCCAGAATCGAAAACGGGTAAACTTATTATGTTATTCAAAAAAAATTCGGATAAAATAACCGCACATCCGTTCCCCGGAAAACGGTCAACCGTTGAAGGATTGAGCGCATTGCAGCGACTCAACACGTTGATTTGCGGACAAAATACCGGTCAGGAAATCAACTGGCTCACCGGACAAGGTGTTTCGCTGAGCGGGCAACGGGCGGCAACGCTGTTATCCGATAGCGATTCTGCAATGATTGTGGAAAGCCTGCGAACCGGGAATTTCTGGAAATCGCCGCAGGTGATACAATTGATGCTAAACGCATCTGCAGAAAATCCAACCGGTTACGTTGCGCTGGATCATTTGCGAAAAAGCGGATTTTTCCAGTTTATCGCCAAAAATGTGCAGGAAATGCTGGATTTTACGCTTATTGCCAGACGCGTTGCCGAGCTTGCGCTGGTTCCCGGTGTTGTTGCGTTCGATTTTGAATACACCGGAAAATCCATCCAAACGGTGCATATCCCAGATGAAAAACTGGTCAAAAAATATTTGGGTTCTGCAGAAACCGAGATTGATGCACCGACAGAATCGCAGCGGATGGTTTTTGGCGAAAAACGCCGTCGCGTCCCGAAATGGCTCGATTTTGATCGCCCGTTGGGGCTGGTCGATTTCAACGCCGGCGAATTGCATTATCGCGCAGCGATTGCCCAACAGGCATTTTTTGAATCGCATTTGCCGAATCTGATCCAATTGAGTATCAAAGAATTTGCCGGTCTGACCGGTCGAAATTATGAAATCATCAATCGTGTAGTGGACGCTGCGGAATATCTCGTGATTACAAACGGCGCTATTTCAGATGATGCGGAAAGAGTCGCCGAAAATATCCGCACCCGAAAAAAAATCCGGTTAACCGTTCTCAGCTTAAATCAGTTGCGACCGTTTCCATCGGCTGCGATGACGCATTTGCTAAAAGGCAAAAAAGCGGTTACGGTTCTCGAATGTTCAAACGCCAACACAACAGATAACCCGACCATATTGCAAGAGATACGCTCCGCTATCGAATGCGCTGAAGAAAACGGCAGCGTCAAAAAAAATGGTTCACTTCCCCACCCCGATTTTGCTGTATTCGCCAAACCGGCGGATCGACCGGTAATTTTTTCCGGCATTTTCCAAATGGCGGATAACAAACCGGGTTTTGCCGAATTGAGCGCGGCAATCGAAAATATGCTGCCCGGCGAAGAAGCCAAAAAACGCTTTTATTTAGGTGTTACATTTGCGCAAAGCAACAGCCGTTACCCGATGCTGGAAACGCTTTCGCAGCGCATTGAACGCAGCTATCCGCAGTTGGAAAAGATGAATTTGAGCAGCCGGCAACCGGCTCTGGAACAACTGGCAACCAGCCATTTCCGGCAAATAAAAATTGTGGTTTCTCCCGGAGAATTGCTCGCGGATGTCAATGTCGTTCTTGCAAAAACGCTCGCCGACAGCACCGGGATGTCTGTACGGACGTTCGCAGAAATTGCGGCGAACCGTCGCTCGCAGGCGTATTCCATCGAGATGACCGAAGACAACAAAACGGTGCACATTTCCAATGCCAGTTGCGATGCGATGATTTTCTCCCAAACAGTTTTCGCGAACAATTTAAGTGCTTTAAAAAACAATGGTTTGGCGATCATCCAATCCACCCAATCCGGTGAATGGATCTGGAAAAATTTTAGCGAAACCGTGCGCCGCCAAATCCAGGAAAAACAGCTGAAAATCTGGGTGGTCAATACCGCAACAGTTAATACAGATATTCCCGGATATGCAAAATTGATTCGCCAGTTAACCCTTTGCGGTGCGGTTTTGGCTCACAACGCCATTATCGATGGCGAACAGCAGACATTGCTGAAATTTTTGCGACAGCGATTGGCAAAACAATTTTCGGATAACCCGGTCCTGTTGGAAGAACTTACCACCGCCGTTAAAAACGGGATGTCCGGCAAAACAGTCATCGACTGGCAAAGCTTCCCGGAAATCCCCAGAAAACCGGCAACCGAAATTGCCGCGCCACTGGCCATCCGGCAGCAACAGAAAAAAGATGGCAGCGTGTTCGATCCGGCAAGATTTTGGGACTCCGTCGGGTATTTTTATGCAACCGGCACAGCGGATCAAACCCTCACCGATCCATTTTTGGCAACAGCCAGCATGCCGGGAAGCAGTGCAGCCGCCCGCGATTTATCCGATTTGCGCAGCGAAATTCCCCAATTGATTCCCGAAAACTGCACCGCGTGCGGCAGTTGCTGGATCAATTGCCCGGAAAGTGCATTGCCCGTTACGGTTCAGGATGTGGCGTCGTTTATCAAAACCGGCATTGCAGATTGCCAACAGCGCGGGCACAGTGTTATTCAATTGCAGCGCGTTGCGGACCCGCTGGGCAAAGTCGCCTACCGTATTTTTGCAGCTGACGAATTGCGGGAACACCGCACACTCGGCAGTTTGCTGGATGCCGCTTTCGCGCAACTCGTTGAAAAAATGAATCTTACGGACGATGCACTTGCCACATTGCAAGGCGAATTTGCACCGCTTTCGGAAATGGTGCGGCACTTCCCCATCGTTCGAACAAAAACTTTTTTTGACGATCCGCAGCAACAGCAAAAAAATTCCGGCATGATGTTCAGTCTGACGGTAAATCCTTCGAGCTGCTCCGCATGCGGCGGATGCGTTCGGGTCTGCCCGGAAAATGCGCTGGAAATGGTTGCGCAAAATGAAGATATAATTGCCAACTATCGCCGTAACTGGCAGTTTTCTATGAACTTGCCGGAAAATTCCATTGAGCAGATGAGCACATTTGTTACCGAAGAAAACCCGATCAGCAACGGTTATTTGATGATGAACCGTCGGGTGTATCACTCCCAATTTGGCGGCGATAATATTTATCCCGGCAGCGGCAGCAAAACTGCTGCACACCTTATTTTCGCCAGCGCGGAAATGGAAATGCAGCCGCGAATAGCAGCATTTTTGGCTGAGCTGGATTCGCTTATTTCGACGCTGAAAACAAAAGCGCAAAATCTGCTGACCACTGCTGTTCAGGTGAATGATTTTGAGGTGTTCGGACAAAAATTGGCCAAGCTGGAAAGCGGCAATGTATCGATTCAGGATGTGACCGGTTTGCTGGATGACAAATCCAACAAACCGAAGCTGGACAGCAAAAAACTGGAACAACTGAGCCAAACAATCGCCGAAATTGAGAAATTGCGCGATTTGCATAAAACCAGAGCGAATTTATCGCTGCTATTCAACGGTGACCGGATTGCCATTTGGGGCGCCAATTATCCGCATAATGCGTTTCCGTTTCCCTCGCTGCATGCGGCAAAAGGCGATATCAGCAAATTGGCCACAGAGGTATTCAACGGCATCGTGAATCAATATTCCGAAACATTTGCTGCCGTTCGCAGAGCAACATTGATCGCCAAAGATGAATTTACTCCCTCAAAAAATGCACCCGATGCGCCAATCGGATGGCAGCAATTTACGCCATCTGAAAAAGCGCTGGTGCCGCCGCTGGTGGTGCTCATCGAAGAATCTACCCTGCCATCGCAATCGCTAACGGGATTTGCCAAAATGCTCTCCGGTCATTTTCCAGTGAAACTGGCAATTTTGAACGGCAATCCGCAAACGCCACCGGAAACCGGACTTTGGGCGCTAACCCACCCGGAAACATTTGTGTTGCAATCTACCCCCGGTGTTCCGGCGCATAGTTTGACGGGCTTGCGGAGGGGATTCCGTTATCCCGGCGCAGCAGTTTTCCATTTGTACACAGCCGAACCGTTTCAACACGGTATCGATACCAATATGGTGGTGCGTCAGGAAAGATTGGCTGTTGCGACACGGGCGTTTCCGCTATTTTTGTATGATCCGTCCGTTGCCGGCAGCTTTTCGGAACGACTTGATTTATCCGGAAACATCGATTATTCAAACGATTGGGTTCAACAAAAACAACAGCTTAGCCAAAATTCCCGTACGGTGGACGACCAATTGACTGTGGCGCATTGGGCGGTCAGCGAAGGGCGTTTTCGCAATGAATTCCGGGCGCTGGATAAATCAGAATGGCAGGATAATCAGCTGCCGCTTGCCGAATATCTGGCACTGGAACCGCAAAAACGGGCGGAATTTACAGCCGTTATCACCCTGGAAAATCAGCAAAAACAAAAAGTTCGCATTCGCGTTTCCGAAAAACTGGTGGCAATCGCCGAACAACGATTGCGTTTTTGGCAAACATTGCAGGAGTTGGCCGGCACCCGCGCAGCAGTCAATCGGGTAATCATCGATCAAATCCGGGCGGAAGCCGACGCAGAAACCCGAAGCCAAACGGAAGCTGTTGCTGCCGAATACAGCGAACAGTTGGCTGCGCTGGATGCGCAACATTGGCAAATTTATCATCAGCGATTAACCGAAAAATTGATCCGGCTTTATGCCAACGGATCACCGGAATTACTCCAAAAATCGCTGCGGGAATTTGCCGGTGAAAATGATTAACAATAACAACGATCAGATAAAACAGGATCACCCATAAATGAACGCATTGCAAACAGCCGCAAAATCGTTCGGGCACGGCATTCATCCGGAAGATTACAAAGTGATGACGCGCCATTTGCCCATCGAGCGCATGCCGTTTATGAGCGAAGTTGTGCTGCCGCTCAGCCAGCATCTTGGTGCGCCCTCCGTACCGTTGGTCAAAACCGGGGACAAAGTGTATCGCGGGCAACTGATCGCCAAAGCGAGCGGATTTGTGTCTGTCGGGCTGCACGCATCGGTTACCGGAACGGTAAAATCGCTGGATTTACGGCATCACCCCAGCGGCAAAATGGTTGAATCCATCACGATCGAAACCGATCCGTTTTCCCCGCAAACCTTGTATAACGAACACCAGATGTTATGGGAAAAACTGAGTGTTAAAGAAATACTCGGCATCATTCAGGAAGCCGGATTTGTCGGGTTGGGCGGCGCGGCGTTCCCCACTCACGTAAAACTGGCCATCCCGGAAGGCAAACATGCAGACTGCCTGATTGTGAACGGCGTGGAGTGCGAACCGTATCTCACCAGCGATCACCGGCTGATGCTCGAGCATTACGATTCGATGTTCAACGGTATCCGTATCTATCAGAAAATATTGAATGTTAGCAAAGTTTATATCGGCATTGAGCTGAACAAATCGGACGCCATTGAGCTTTTGGCGCGCCGGGTTCCGGAAGATTTAAATTGCGAAGTGATTCCGCTAAAAACGAAATATCCGCAGGGTGCGGAAAAAATGCTCATCGAAGCGGTGCTGCAAAAGCAGGTGCCCAGCGGCAAATTGCCCATCGATGTGCACGTTGTTGTCAACAATGTCGGCACAATTGCGGGCATCGGCGATTTGTTTAAATTCGGGCAACCGCTCATCGAACGGATTGTAACGGTGACCGGACCGGGCATCGAGCGCCCTGCAAACCTGATGGTGCCCATCGGCACCCGTTTGGTAGATGTGCTCGATTATTGCGGCGGCATCAAAGATAACACCCGCCAGATTCTGTTCGGCGGGCCGATGATGGGCAGCCCGCAACTGCACCTGGATGTGCCAATAATGAAAGGCACATCCGGCATTCTCTGCCTTACGGATGAGCAGGTTGGCGTTCGGGAGGAATATCCGTGTATCCGCTGTTTGCGCTGTGTGGACGCCTGCCCGGTTTATCTCAATCCCAGCCGATTGGGTGCGTTGGCAAAAATCCGGAATTATGAAGAAATGATGGATTTCCATATTATGGATTGTGTGGAATGCGGTTCGTGTTCGTATGTTTGTCCGTCCA includes:
- a CDS encoding ferredoxin; this translates as MKTADKPANVPSPKSSLDDNTALLEELKAFEISAGQTAEEPAAAGENVDTNLREAAYDNSEAFAKAVPFKNAVAFYATGKLPAVAGEWQLPQQLTPALLFAVRDLSQIRHDYPLCLLNDSAKQVAKPLRDIFDALLAAQAVQGDDAERLKRELFRVEAEIKKAVVTNNEINLATAFDTALQIVQKDNHKPKTNSDVIAKHLKAISQALPANARLLPFSAESQQQLLQETAKRFWQKQSRAMADEAESLCGTLQDILAADQHAGNDTQNEERLQASLGKTGEEELDFGTLSAMINDSRVRETLPEARRLRIQQAVETLISASTSFFDPAVTPAVAYSCDEALAKANANFDNWVDFCKQLHIARLEAANQFNDEKHPALFATFGAAFLSQSEMELVPPVLLHLSAGTISDADKLKLPEILAGDHAIKVLFIVENTQLANAPFSPDYATLATAKMAVQLNSAFVFQSPAANVAAVLNGFESGTKYPGIALFSIFAPTETAEQLPAYLRSAAAAEARIFPVFRFNPALGDSWREKFELTKTPQNENRWAVSAISYRDASDKSQSTELPFTATDFMLMDSQNGAQLLPVPPGVWAENLLPLDEFLSGKSKDKLPYLQMVDENSQLWRVIPPAKLVEIARNFANNWRLLQEFGGIENSHAKHLLAQEKAAVRAEFEQQIADLKAAHETEISKNTDELSRDIISRIAAGMLSEGMGNAIPAMPVQKPAAAPKPKTEAPAASAEAKAEPAQPDEEEEALSFDEPYIDSPLCTSCNDCINKNSLIFAYDANKQAYIKDASAGSFRELVEAAENCPVKIIHPGKPKNPNEPNLDALVQRAAKFN
- a CDS encoding RnfABCDGE type electron transport complex subunit B produces the protein MTTLTAIAFLGGLSVLLAVILVIANAKLKVYEDPRIEVVSDMLPGANCGACGFPGCRAFAERVVTGDQQPSGCPVGGVETATYIANYLGVEPGSLVKKVARLLCAGGINVAVQAGVYKGFESCRAAALVSGGPKGCVYGCMGLGDCEVACTFGAISMGPFGLPIVDYEKCTACNDCVEICPKGLFELMPINRHLVVQCKSLLEGDAALELCQVACTGCGRCAADAPEGLISMVNNLPVINPDFANKETEIATLRCPTNAIIWLEGQQFPEINRNFSRIENG
- a CDS encoding 4Fe-4S binding protein; translation: MLFKKNSDKITAHPFPGKRSTVEGLSALQRLNTLICGQNTGQEINWLTGQGVSLSGQRAATLLSDSDSAMIVESLRTGNFWKSPQVIQLMLNASAENPTGYVALDHLRKSGFFQFIAKNVQEMLDFTLIARRVAELALVPGVVAFDFEYTGKSIQTVHIPDEKLVKKYLGSAETEIDAPTESQRMVFGEKRRRVPKWLDFDRPLGLVDFNAGELHYRAAIAQQAFFESHLPNLIQLSIKEFAGLTGRNYEIINRVVDAAEYLVITNGAISDDAERVAENIRTRKKIRLTVLSLNQLRPFPSAAMTHLLKGKKAVTVLECSNANTTDNPTILQEIRSAIECAEENGSVKKNGSLPHPDFAVFAKPADRPVIFSGIFQMADNKPGFAELSAAIENMLPGEEAKKRFYLGVTFAQSNSRYPMLETLSQRIERSYPQLEKMNLSSRQPALEQLATSHFRQIKIVVSPGELLADVNVVLAKTLADSTGMSVRTFAEIAANRRSQAYSIEMTEDNKTVHISNASCDAMIFSQTVFANNLSALKNNGLAIIQSTQSGEWIWKNFSETVRRQIQEKQLKIWVVNTATVNTDIPGYAKLIRQLTLCGAVLAHNAIIDGEQQTLLKFLRQRLAKQFSDNPVLLEELTTAVKNGMSGKTVIDWQSFPEIPRKPATEIAAPLAIRQQQKKDGSVFDPARFWDSVGYFYATGTADQTLTDPFLATASMPGSSAAARDLSDLRSEIPQLIPENCTACGSCWINCPESALPVTVQDVASFIKTGIADCQQRGHSVIQLQRVADPLGKVAYRIFAADELREHRTLGSLLDAAFAQLVEKMNLTDDALATLQGEFAPLSEMVRHFPIVRTKTFFDDPQQQQKNSGMMFSLTVNPSSCSACGGCVRVCPENALEMVAQNEDIIANYRRNWQFSMNLPENSIEQMSTFVTEENPISNGYLMMNRRVYHSQFGGDNIYPGSGSKTAAHLIFASAEMEMQPRIAAFLAELDSLISTLKTKAQNLLTTAVQVNDFEVFGQKLAKLESGNVSIQDVTGLLDDKSNKPKLDSKKLEQLSQTIAEIEKLRDLHKTRANLSLLFNGDRIAIWGANYPHNAFPFPSLHAAKGDISKLATEVFNGIVNQYSETFAAVRRATLIAKDEFTPSKNAPDAPIGWQQFTPSEKALVPPLVVLIEESTLPSQSLTGFAKMLSGHFPVKLAILNGNPQTPPETGLWALTHPETFVLQSTPGVPAHSLTGLRRGFRYPGAAVFHLYTAEPFQHGIDTNMVVRQERLAVATRAFPLFLYDPSVAGSFSERLDLSGNIDYSNDWVQQKQQLSQNSRTVDDQLTVAHWAVSEGRFRNEFRALDKSEWQDNQLPLAEYLALEPQKRAEFTAVITLENQQKQKVRIRVSEKLVAIAEQRLRFWQTLQELAGTRAAVNRVIIDQIRAEADAETRSQTEAVAAEYSEQLAALDAQHWQIYHQRLTEKLIRLYANGSPELLQKSLREFAGEND
- the rsxC gene encoding electron transport complex subunit RsxC — protein: MNALQTAAKSFGHGIHPEDYKVMTRHLPIERMPFMSEVVLPLSQHLGAPSVPLVKTGDKVYRGQLIAKASGFVSVGLHASVTGTVKSLDLRHHPSGKMVESITIETDPFSPQTLYNEHQMLWEKLSVKEILGIIQEAGFVGLGGAAFPTHVKLAIPEGKHADCLIVNGVECEPYLTSDHRLMLEHYDSMFNGIRIYQKILNVSKVYIGIELNKSDAIELLARRVPEDLNCEVIPLKTKYPQGAEKMLIEAVLQKQVPSGKLPIDVHVVVNNVGTIAGIGDLFKFGQPLIERIVTVTGPGIERPANLMVPIGTRLVDVLDYCGGIKDNTRQILFGGPMMGSPQLHLDVPIMKGTSGILCLTDEQVGVREEYPCIRCLRCVDACPVYLNPSRLGALAKIRNYEEMMDFHIMDCVECGSCSYVCPSNIPLVQRFRVAKVLLREKQARQKKAG